The Cytobacillus firmus genome segment TTCTTGATCAGCGACCCCGCCATTAAGTCTGCTCCAACATGGCAAGGCTCCCTGTCCTCAACAAATTCTCCATAGCAATTGTCAACAAACACAATCGCCTCCGGCTTAATTTTTTTTACATACTGAATCATTTCTTCTATTTGTTCAATTGTGAATGATGGTCTTGTTGCGTACCCTTTAGAACGCTGAATGCCAATCATTTTCGTGTTCGGTTTGATAGCTTTTTCAACCGCAGGGTAATTGATGCTCCCATCTTCATTCAGTGGAATGCTATTGTATCCAATGCCGAACTCTTTCAGCGAGCCGTTGCCTGTTCCCCGAATGCCAACGATTTCTTCCAGTGTGTCATATGGCTTTCCTGTTATGTACAGTAATTCATCACCCGGCCGCAATACACCAAAGAGTGCAATGGAAATGGCATGAGTACCTGAAATAATCTGAGGGCGCACTAATCCGGCATCTCCGCCGAAAACTTCTGCATATATTTCCTCCAATGTATCCCTGCCGATGTCATCGTATCCGTAACCGGTTGATGGAATGAAATGAGAATCGCTGACTTTGAAATTTTGAAAGCTCTTTAATACACGGAATTGGTTCTCGTCAATCCGCTCATCAATGCTCTTTATTACTTCTGAAATTTGCTGCTCCACTTCTTTTACAATCGGCTGCAGCTTTTCTCCCTGTGATAACTGTTGAAACATGATGTTCTCCTAACTATACGGTATATTTCGTTAAAGGTCCTGAAATCTGATGGTCTTCGAGGTAGTAGCCCTTGCATATATAGAGTTCTTTGTCCTCATTGAAAGCCAATTCCCTAAGGATGGTTTCGTTCTTGAGCTGTGAAAGTAGTTTTCCTTCTGTCGACGGCACCTCAACATGATAATGCTTCATCATCCCCAGGATCATCTGCTCAATTTTCCGTTTCAGCTCATTGCGGTCATCTTCTTCAAAGGCACTGATTTGAATCGTTTCTGTCCTGGCGGTCGGGACAAAATCAGGATGCTTTAGATCTCTCTTATTATATACCGTCAGCTGCGGTATTTTATCATTTTCCAAATCTTCTATTAGTTTATTGACTGTCTGCTCATGTTGGTAATAATCCGGATTGGACATATCAACCACATGAAGCAGGAGATCTGCTTCCTTAACTTCTTCCAGGGTGGAACGGAAGGCGGCAATCAGCGTAGTCGGCAAATCCTGAATAAATCCGACTGTATCTGTCACAAGTGTAATGAATCCACTTGGCAAAATCAGCTTGCGGGTCATTGGGTCAAGTGTGGCAAACAGCTGGTTCTCTTCATAAGAATCTGCTTCGGACAGCCTGTTAAAAATCGTGGATTTCCCTGCGTTTGTATAGCCGACAAGCGCAATTTGGAAGGCTTTGTTTTTCTTTCTTCTTTCACGATACCTGTCCCGGTGCTGAACAATAACAGATAACTGTGTCTTAATATCATCAATGCGGCGGCGGATATGGCGGCGGTCTGATTCGAGTTTCGTCTCACCTGGTCCCCTTGTGCCAATCCCCCCTCCAAGTCGTGAAAGCTGGACACCCTGGCCTGACAGACGCGGCAGCAGATACTGCAATTGAGCCAATTCAACCTGAAGCTTCCCTTCTTTAGAGCGCGCTCTTTGAGCAAAGATATCCAAAATCAGCTGTGTGCGGTCAATGATCCGCGCATCCAAATCTTTAGATAGATTGCGGACCTGACTCGGTGAAAGCTCATCATTAAAAATGATAATATCTGCTTCTATTTCTTCCTGAAGGGCAGCAAGTTCCTCCACTTTTCCTTTTCCTATATATGTAGACGGATGAATCCTTTCCCTTTTTTGTGTCAGCGAAGCTAAAACTTTTCCGTTGGCGGTTTCCGTCAAGGATTCCAATTCTTCCATTGAATATTCAAACCGCTGATCATCCTCATCAGTATGGCAGCCGACAAGAATGACTTTTTCATAATCCGGCTTACGTTCCAACAAGCATCCCTCTTTCGTATTCCTATTTTAATTGATCATAACAAAAAATCTGGTCAAATACTAATCTCACCGCAAACCATAGGCTTTTGCACCTTCCATTAAAAATGCACAAAAAAAGGTTGTATTTCTTTTTTTCCGTGTTAAAATCATATTGTTTGGAAAGAATTTACGTTAGTAATTACTCAGAAAAAATAGATTTAGAGTTTTGCATCATGAGGAGAAATGGCATATGACCTGGGAAGTTTTAAGTATGATTGGCACTATTGCGTTCGCTGTCAGCGGTGCAATTGTAGCCATGGAAGAAGAATATGATATTTTGGGTGTTTATATCCTCGGGATTGTTACTGCTTTTGGCGGCGGTGCTATCCGAAACCTGCTAATAGGTGTTCCAGTCTCTGCTCTCTGGGAACAGGGGTTATTTTTTCAGATTGCCCTTCTATCCATCACAGCTGTAATGCTGTTCCCGAACAACCTGCTCAAACACTGGCAAAAGTGGGGCAATTTCACTGATGCAATCGGATTATCCGCATTTGCCATTCAAGGAGCATTGTACGCAACGGAAATGAATCATCCTTTAAGTGCTGTAATTGTCGCAGCTGTATTAACAGGAAGCGGCGGGGGAATAGTCCGCGATCTTCTGGCAAGACGAAAACCGCTTGTATTACGGTCTGAAATTTATGCTGTCTGGGCTATTCTTTGTGGTTTTACTATCGGACTCGGACTTGCGTCAGCGCCGTTTGAGCTATATGCATTGTTTATCATCATTACCGCTTTGCGGGTTTTATCTTACACTTATAATTGGAAGCTTCCTGTTAAGAGGCTGGGGACAAAAGCATCGGCTTAAGCCGGTGCTTTTATTATTGTTATTGTAAACATTTTATATAAAAAGACCTGCTCAATCCACGAGCAGGCCCCACTATATTATTGCTTTACATTCGCCATAATCGTATTCGGATCAAAGCCAATGACCCATTTTCCATTCACATTAATTTGAGGCACTCCCATTTGGCCTGTGGTTTCAACCAGTTTTTGTGCTTCTCTCTGGTCATTCTGCACATTAACCTCTTTATAATCCAGCCCCTGCTGATCCAGGAAGTTCTTCACCATCGTACAGTAAGGACAAGTATTTGTAGTATAAACTGTAATTTCATTCATTTTACATTCCTCCTCCAGTAAAAAAACAATGCCAAT includes the following:
- a CDS encoding methionine gamma-lyase family protein; amino-acid sequence: MFQQLSQGEKLQPIVKEVEQQISEVIKSIDERIDENQFRVLKSFQNFKVSDSHFIPSTGYGYDDIGRDTLEEIYAEVFGGDAGLVRPQIISGTHAISIALFGVLRPGDELLYITGKPYDTLEEIVGIRGTGNGSLKEFGIGYNSIPLNEDGSINYPAVEKAIKPNTKMIGIQRSKGYATRPSFTIEQIEEMIQYVKKIKPEAIVFVDNCYGEFVEDREPCHVGADLMAGSLIKNPGGGIAKTGGYIVGKKELVDACSYRMTSPGIGAEAGASLYSLQEMYQGFFLAPHVVGQALKGAVFTAALLERLGMNSNPKWDSKRTDLIQSVQFDDKEKMVKFCQAIQFASPVNSHVTAYPAYMPGYEDDVIMAAGTFIQGASIELTADGPIRPPFVAYVQGGLTYSHVKMAVCIALNQLLEKGLVQLN
- the hflX gene encoding GTPase HflX; translated protein: MERKPDYEKVILVGCHTDEDDQRFEYSMEELESLTETANGKVLASLTQKRERIHPSTYIGKGKVEELAALQEEIEADIIIFNDELSPSQVRNLSKDLDARIIDRTQLILDIFAQRARSKEGKLQVELAQLQYLLPRLSGQGVQLSRLGGGIGTRGPGETKLESDRRHIRRRIDDIKTQLSVIVQHRDRYRERRKKNKAFQIALVGYTNAGKSTIFNRLSEADSYEENQLFATLDPMTRKLILPSGFITLVTDTVGFIQDLPTTLIAAFRSTLEEVKEADLLLHVVDMSNPDYYQHEQTVNKLIEDLENDKIPQLTVYNKRDLKHPDFVPTARTETIQISAFEEDDRNELKRKIEQMILGMMKHYHVEVPSTEGKLLSQLKNETILRELAFNEDKELYICKGYYLEDHQISGPLTKYTV
- a CDS encoding trimeric intracellular cation channel family protein encodes the protein MTWEVLSMIGTIAFAVSGAIVAMEEEYDILGVYILGIVTAFGGGAIRNLLIGVPVSALWEQGLFFQIALLSITAVMLFPNNLLKHWQKWGNFTDAIGLSAFAIQGALYATEMNHPLSAVIVAAVLTGSGGGIVRDLLARRKPLVLRSEIYAVWAILCGFTIGLGLASAPFELYALFIIITALRVLSYTYNWKLPVKRLGTKASA
- a CDS encoding glutaredoxin family protein — encoded protein: MNEITVYTTNTCPYCTMVKNFLDQQGLDYKEVNVQNDQREAQKLVETTGQMGVPQINVNGKWVIGFDPNTIMANVKQ